A window from Peptococcaceae bacterium 1198_IL3148 encodes these proteins:
- a CDS encoding MgtC/SapB family protein has product MFAFTPEVYLRIILSMFIGIIIGYERTLYNKPAGMRTFSLVSMGSTLFTLISIYGAESLNYDGIIDPLRVAAQIVSGIGFIGAGVIYHSKNGGMKHGVTTAAELWVAAAVGMALGLGMYDLAILVTACIIFAIYLGRKLDDFVENKELKKESE; this is encoded by the coding sequence ATGTTTGCCTTTACGCCGGAAGTATATTTAAGAATAATTCTTTCCATGTTTATTGGCATAATAATTGGCTACGAAAGAACTCTATATAATAAACCGGCCGGCATGCGTACTTTCTCACTGGTTAGTATGGGTTCAACACTATTTACGTTAATTTCCATTTATGGCGCAGAATCTTTAAATTATGACGGTATTATCGACCCTTTGCGTGTGGCGGCCCAAATTGTCAGCGGAATAGGTTTTATCGGTGCCGGTGTTATTTATCACAGCAAAAACGGTGGTATGAAACACGGAGTGACCACTGCAGCCGAGCTTTGGGTAGCTGCAGCGGTGGGTATGGCTTTGGGCCTTGGTATGTATGACTTAGCAATTTTAGTGACAGCATGTATTATATTTGCCATCTATCTCGGTCGCAAGCTGGATGATTTTGTTGAGAATAAAGAATTAAAAAAGGAAAGCGAATAG
- a CDS encoding tyrosine-type recombinase/integrase encodes MSNSDILERYTREKLRGKSVATIKTYLYVLRQFESWLIDAGADLNTYARSDVQQYLDSLSARGKTASTTNKIYHAIKSFSRWAKKYDAVEDIQLTKQKKKDAPKSLPKKERLKLVREADRSHNLRNYAMIIVLLYTGIRVSELTALNKSDIIIGPRSGTLKVRHGKGDKERELPLGPEVRRAIKKYLEQRTDDIEALFISNRDQRISVRSVQRVLKKYGTHPHALRHTFITGLVRSGKDLSLVQSLSGHSSADMVLRYSQPTQEDKEAAIESLYIDKQ; translated from the coding sequence ATGTCTAACAGTGATATTTTGGAACGATATACCAGAGAAAAATTGCGAGGAAAATCTGTTGCCACTATTAAAACATATTTATATGTGCTACGTCAATTTGAAAGTTGGTTAATTGATGCCGGGGCTGATTTAAATACATACGCTAGATCTGACGTGCAGCAGTACCTAGATTCCCTATCTGCCCGTGGTAAAACTGCCAGCACCACCAATAAAATTTATCATGCCATTAAATCATTCAGCCGCTGGGCTAAGAAGTATGATGCCGTAGAAGATATTCAACTTACAAAACAAAAGAAAAAAGATGCGCCAAAATCATTACCCAAAAAGGAACGTCTAAAATTAGTCCGGGAGGCGGATCGCAGTCATAACTTGAGGAATTATGCAATGATAATAGTACTACTATATACAGGTATTCGGGTAAGTGAACTGACAGCTCTGAATAAAAGTGATATTATTATTGGCCCGAGATCCGGAACGCTAAAGGTGCGGCATGGTAAAGGTGATAAAGAACGCGAACTGCCATTAGGCCCTGAAGTTAGGCGAGCCATTAAAAAATATCTTGAGCAACGAACTGATGATATTGAAGCACTGTTTATCAGCAACCGAGATCAACGGATCAGCGTCAGGTCGGTACAAAGAGTATTAAAAAAATACGGTACACATCCCCATGCTTTGCGCCACACCTTTATCACCGGATTAGTTAGATCCGGTAAGGATTTAAGCCTAGTGCAATCGCTAAGTGGACATAGTTCTGCCGACATGGTTTTGCGCTATAGTCAACCCACCCAAGAAGATAAAGAGGCTGCAATAGAATCTTTATATATCGACAAACAGTAA
- a CDS encoding ABC transporter substrate-binding protein: protein MRKLLLTIVASVLLLTVVGCSSETDNTKTPAQDSVNLGVIQIVEHPSLDAAREGFMDALNDHGYVADENLVVDYHNAQGDQGNLQTIARKLVEDQNDLILAVATPSAVAMANETSELPILITAVTDPVSAKLVKSKDKPETNITGTTDMNPVKDQLKLIKDLVPGAKKVGIIYNSSEINSQIQVDIADQSAPELGLELVKVTVTASSEVMQAAQSLVGRVDAIYLPTDNMVISSVSAVIKVAEDNDIPIIAGESESVEKGALATVGIDYYQLGRTTGEMAVRVINGEKPHDMAIQSQQGSDLTINLKAAERMGVNIPEDLKNKAKKLIKE from the coding sequence ATGAGAAAGCTATTATTGACAATTGTTGCATCGGTATTGTTACTAACTGTAGTCGGCTGTAGTTCTGAAACTGACAACACTAAGACGCCAGCTCAAGATAGTGTCAACCTAGGGGTGATTCAAATTGTTGAGCATCCATCGCTGGATGCAGCCAGGGAAGGTTTTATGGATGCATTAAATGATCATGGTTATGTAGCAGATGAAAATCTAGTGGTTGATTACCATAACGCCCAAGGAGACCAGGGAAATTTACAAACCATCGCCAGAAAGTTAGTGGAAGATCAAAATGATTTAATATTGGCCGTTGCAACCCCGTCAGCGGTGGCCATGGCCAATGAAACTAGCGAATTGCCGATACTGATTACCGCCGTCACTGATCCTGTCAGTGCAAAGCTGGTTAAGAGCAAAGATAAACCAGAAACCAACATAACGGGTACCACTGATATGAACCCGGTAAAAGATCAATTGAAACTGATTAAAGATCTCGTCCCTGGGGCGAAAAAAGTCGGCATTATCTATAACTCCAGTGAAATCAACTCGCAAATTCAAGTTGATATTGCCGATCAGTCAGCACCGGAACTGGGATTGGAGTTGGTTAAAGTAACTGTAACGGCGTCAAGCGAGGTAATGCAAGCCGCCCAGTCATTGGTGGGTAGAGTGGATGCCATTTACTTACCAACTGACAATATGGTTATTTCGTCAGTGTCTGCGGTAATTAAAGTGGCCGAAGATAATGACATACCTATTATCGCCGGCGAATCAGAATCTGTTGAGAAAGGGGCGTTGGCCACGGTAGGTATAGATTATTACCAATTGGGCCGCACCACCGGTGAGATGGCAGTGCGGGTTATTAACGGAGAAAAACCCCATGATATGGCTATTCAGAGTCAACAGGGGTCCGATTTAACTATTAATTTAAAGGCTGCTGAACGCATGGGCGTCAACATACCGGAAGATCTTAAAAATAAGGCCAAAAAATTAATTAAAGAATAA
- a CDS encoding LysM peptidoglycan-binding domain-containing protein — protein sequence MFKKIGLFLMGLLVTVFIATAPISSAQAAITYTVQPGDSLYLIGQKYGVSAAQLQQANGISGTTIYVGQKIYIPTGSSNGGQGIHTVVKGDTLYLIGQKYGVSYQEIQRLNNLGSSSIYPGQQLRIPTANASDRGSVSRSTNSVSNGELDLLARLITAEAQGESYTTQVAVGSVVLNRVKHKDFANTISGVIYEKSYGYYQFTPVMNGYINKPATDSARRAAQDAVNGWDPTKGAIYFFESDVTNTWLQSRPFAAKIGAFTFTY from the coding sequence GTGTTTAAAAAAATTGGGTTATTTTTAATGGGTTTATTGGTAACGGTTTTTATAGCGACAGCACCGATAAGTAGTGCACAAGCCGCAATCACTTACACAGTGCAGCCAGGTGATTCTCTGTACTTAATTGGTCAAAAATACGGAGTATCCGCAGCTCAGCTTCAGCAAGCCAATGGCATATCCGGTACCACAATTTATGTGGGGCAAAAAATATATATTCCCACAGGCAGCAGTAATGGTGGACAAGGTATTCACACCGTTGTAAAGGGTGACACCTTATACTTAATTGGTCAAAAATATGGTGTTAGTTATCAAGAAATACAACGTCTAAATAATCTAGGCAGTTCATCAATTTACCCGGGGCAACAATTGCGCATCCCAACAGCCAACGCGAGCGATCGCGGTTCAGTTAGTCGTTCAACTAATAGTGTTTCCAATGGTGAATTAGACCTGTTGGCCAGATTAATTACCGCCGAAGCCCAAGGTGAAAGTTACACCACCCAAGTGGCTGTTGGTTCTGTGGTACTGAATCGAGTAAAACATAAAGATTTTGCCAACACCATATCAGGGGTGATTTACGAAAAAAGTTATGGTTACTATCAATTTACCCCTGTAATGAATGGATATATAAATAAACCGGCTACAGACTCTGCCCGCCGAGCTGCCCAAGACGCAGTCAACGGCTGGGATCCAACCAAAGGAGCCATTTACTTCTTTGAGTCAGACGTAACTAATACATGGCTACAATCGAGACCCTTTGCTGCCAAAATTGGCGCATTTACTTTCACATATTAA